The proteins below come from a single Tachypleus tridentatus isolate NWPU-2018 chromosome 13, ASM421037v1, whole genome shotgun sequence genomic window:
- the LOC143238869 gene encoding troponin I 4-like gives MVLRVSWRRMELGDTLPGDLEERKKMEEKERKKAEVRKRLEDAAKAKKGKKGFMTPERKKKLRQLLRKKAAEELKKEQERKAEERKKIILQRTGEAKPLDGANEATLQAICKEYYERIKHLESEKYDMEYSVRQKDYEINEMTIQVNDLRGKFVKPTLKKVSKYEGRFEKLQAIAKNADKDFRANLKSVSKDKFKLDEEVESNRPEWALGKKKEEGEKKMTDGEDEE, from the exons ATGGTTCTAAGAGTCAGCTGGAGACGCATGGAATTGGGAGATACATTGCCTGGAGATTTG GAGGAGAGGAAAAAGATGGAGGAAAAGGAGAGAAAGAAGGCTGAGGTGCGAAAGCGTCTTGAGGATGCGGCTAAAGCCAAGAAGGGAAAGAAAGGCTTCATGACACCAGAGCGTAAGAAGAAACTTAGA CAACTTCTGAGGAAAAAAGCTGCCGAAGAACTGAAGAAGGAACAAGAGAGGAAAgcagaagaaagaaagaagataatTCTTCAAAGAACAGGAGAAGCTAAACCGCTGGATGGCGCTAACGAAG CAACCCTTCAAGCCATCTGTAAAGAATATTATGAGCGAATCAAACATCTGGAGAGCGAGAAGTATGACATGGAATATTCAGTCAGACAAAAGGATTATGAG ATCAACGAGATGACAATTCAAGTGAACGACCTGAGAGGAAAATT TGTGAAGCCAACTTTGAAAAAAGTGTCCAAGTATGAGGGAAG GTTTGAGAAACTCCAAGCCATTGCTAAAAATGCTGATAAGGACTTTCGAGCCAACCTGAAATCTGTGAGCAAGGACAAGTTCAAGCTTGACGAAGAAGTGGAG TCCAACAGACCCGAATGGGCGTTGGGAAAGAAGAAAGAGGAAGGTGAGAAGAAGATGACAGATggagaagatgaagaataa